From the Fusobacterium ulcerans ATCC 49185 genome, the window CCACAGTTGAAAATTTAGAAGATTAAATAACAGTACCTCATATATTTTAAAAGATATATGAGGTATTTTTATAATTGAGAAAAGTATAAAAACCTCTAAACTGAATTACCAGTCTAGAGGTTAAATTTTTTAAAGGCTTAAACTTACATATCTTTCTTCTGTTAATTTTAATTTGTCTGCATAGACATATATAATACTTCTGCCTTTTATGGTATCAATTATTTCATGATTGATATCTTCTGGGACTGCAAAACATCCAAAACTTCTTCCCAATCTTCCAGATGTTTTTATCATTTCAGGATTAGCATAGTCAGCTCCATGTACTACTATATTCCTCTTCATAGCATTATCATTTATTCCTTTTTCCAATCCAGCAAGCCTCAATGAATATCCATTACTTCCTTTATATGGTGCTTCTGTCATAAAAAATCCTAAAGAACTCTTATTAGACTCAGCTACATTAGAAAAATTTTCTGCATATAAGTCACCTGTGTTTTTTCCATGAGATACATAAGATTTAAAAAGAAGTTCCTTCTTTTCTAAATCTAAAACATACATTCTTTCTTCTGTTGAAGGCAATGAAAAATCAACTATTGTAAGAATATTTTTTTCTTTCTTATCAATTTTATTAAATCCTTCTACTCCTTGTACAAAAACATCATATTTAATGAGCCCATTTAATTTCATTTCATTATACAGCTCTTTTGCTTGAAAAGCAGTTCCATTAGCATAAACTACGACTGATAAAAATAATCCTATAAATACTGCTGATAGCTTTTTTCCTAAATCCATCCCCTTTTACTCCTTATCAACTAAATCTTTTTACTAAAAGTTCTGCCACTTTATAAATTATAAATAAAGCAATAGCGCAGTATGAAATTAATAATAGAGTAGCTCCAAATCTATTGTCATACTCATATTCATCTTCAATTTCCTTATTTGTTTCCTCATCTATTTTATCATTCATTAATTCTAATTCTTCCAATTCCATTTTCTCTTTTGCACTTAACATTTTTTTCCTCCATTTTTTTATAATTGTTATTTAAAAATGAAAGAATATATCAAATCCTCAATACCCGTTCTCTATACCGAGAAAGTATGGTGTATAATGGCTTTTTATACTGTTTGTTCTCAATTTTTTCATGAGTGATTATTTTTTCTTCTTGGACACTGCTTTCTATTAAGACTTCTGGGAGAAAATCTCTCCATACAGCTACATCTGTGTTCCCATTGTCTGTTAAATTTGCAGAGACATAATTTTGAATTGGTTGTTTTTCATGCAAAAGAATTAGATTTTCTTGTGTGCTTCTTACTATTAAAGGAGGTCTGGTAGTCTTTATATTTAAAGTTGAAGTAAAAAACAAAAAGACAAATGCCATAAAATAATATACAATCCCTGTTTTTATCTTCATTTTAAATACCACCTCCTTTTGTGTAAACATTACTTGTCAGTTTATATTTTACTATTTTCTTTAAATAATTTCCACTTTTTTTTGACAAATTTTAAAATATTCTAAAAATTTAAAATAAATACTTATTTTCTGAATATATCAAGCGAATTATTAGTAAATCCTATCAAATCTTCACGTTCACAAGTAGCAATATGATATTTTAAATATAATTCAAATGTTTTATCATCCATAGCATCTATCTTTTCACGCATAAATAAAGTACAACCATTTGATGCAACATAGTGTAACCGTGACACAGAAAATTTTGACATCAAATCATCAATATTTTCTTTACGAACAAGTTCAAATAAATCTTTTGGCTGTGATTTAGTTGCAAATGTTTGAGCATCAATCAAACCTTCTTCTATATATTTTTCAATATTAACATTATTACGATTGAATCCTTCATCAAGAATACACATATCAGATATAACATATGCAGCAAAAATAACTCCTCCTGGCTTTGTTACACGAATTGCTTCTTTTAAAGCTTGATGTTTATCTTCTATAGTATAAAGATGATACAAGGGACCTAACAATAAGGTAATATCATATTGATTGTCTGAAAATCCAGATAAATCCATGGCATTTCCCTGTCTAATTGTTATATTTTCCTCAGGATGAGTATTCTGACGAAAAATCTCTATGTTATGTCCTACTAACTCCACTGCATCCACACTATATCCCAGACGTGCTAATGTATGAGAATATCTGCCAGTTCCTGCACCAATTTCAAGTACACAATCACCAGGTCTTATATATTTTTCAATATAATGCATAGTTGTGAGAAACTCAACTGATCCATGTTTTAATGTTAATCTCTTATCTTCATCATAGTTATTATAAAAATCAATTAAGTAGTGATTTGTTTTCATATTCTCCTCCCTTATACATTCAGCATCAAATGGCTGAATTCCAATCTGGTTTTTCTTGTTTAATAAAAGCTGATAATATATTCATTAACATTTTTTCAGCATTATTCCTATCTAAAGTTAATTTTTTCATAACTGTTAATACTGCTATTCCATGAGTATAAAGAAACAAATCCAAAAATATTACTTTTGCGCATTCCAGCCTTATTCCTATAGCTTTTGAAAAAGCTTCTGCTCTTTTTTCATTGTCCACTTCTTTGTAAAAATCTTTTATATCTGTCATTTGCAAATCCATATCACTTATAAACAGCAGCTTAAATAAATATGTTTCTTCTTGAGCAAATTCAATATATGACAGAGGATGGATTAAATAAGGACTGATATCTACAGAATTTTGATAATTAATTACATATTGATTGTAATATTCATAAGCAAAAATAAGAAACTCATTTTTTAATGCATCCATATTCTCATAACAGGTAAAAATTGGTCTGGTAGAACATTGTAGTTTATTTGCAACACTTCTTGCATTTACAGTTTCAAATCCTGTTTCTCTTGTAATATCCAAAACTGTATCTAAAATCATTCTTTTGGTTATTTTTGCTTTAGGTGGCATATAAATTCACTTCCCCCATTAAATTTTTATTTAAAACATATGTTATGTAACTATTGTTACATAACTGATAAAATATGTCAAGAAAGAATTCTATATTTTCATACATCATTAAGAATTTTCTATAATAATAAATTTTTTTTATTATTAAGCATATACAAAAAACACTGCCAAATGAATGACAGTGTTTTTTATTTATTTTATTCCTTTTGAATTCAAAAATTTTATCATAGATTCATTCCTAGTATCTTTGGCTATTGATAAAGCACTATCCCCATAAGACATATAATTAGGATTTACCCCTATTTCTAAAAGTTTTTCTATAACAGAAGTATAATTATGAGATACTGCTCTAAGATAAATTTCTCCTAAAACATTTTCTCCTTTTTTATTTTCTGTATTCAAATCATACTTTGCACTATTTAAAAGTTTTAATAAGACTTCTTTATCCTGTGCATAGTATATTGGATAATTTCCTGTTAAATCTTGTTTTGTAAAATCTCCCTCACTATTTTTCATAGCTTCTATCAGAGAAATATCTGTTCCTACTGCTGCTCTGAATACTGGTGTCCAGTTATTCTCTTCCACTGCATTTACATTTGCCCCTGCTTCAATGAGATATTTACTATAACTTAAAGGTTTTGTTTCTATGAAATAACTTAGCAAAGTCTTTCCACTGCTATTTTTTCTATTTATATCTGCCCCTGCTTTTACTATCTGTTCCAAAGCATTCAGACTCCTTACATAAAATATAGGTGTCTTTCCCTCTTCAAAAGTTCTTTCTAAATATACTCCCCTTGCAAGAAGCATATCCAAAACTTTCTGGCTGTCATTCTCCAGTGCTACCACTAAAAGACTTTTTCCTTCTTTATTCACAAAATCAACAGGAAAATCTGATGCAAAAAAGTTATTTAAAAGCATTACATTATCAGTTTCTACAGCATTCAATACTTCTTCTGGAGTTACTAAATAGGTATCTTTATTTCCAAAACTGCTGCAGCTGATAAATGTGATAGATATTATGAAAAGTATCAGTAGTTTTTTCATATTTTACCTCTCTATGATTAGTCTTCATTTCTCTTTTCAAATTTTCTTCTTTCCCCTTCTTTAAGGACTTTCTTTCTCAATCTGATATTTGTTGGAGTTACTTCAACTAATTCATCTTCTGCTATATAATCAAGAGCCTGTTCCAAGCTGAATCTTCTAGGAGTAGCTAATTTAACAGCATCATCAGTTCCTGCTGCTCTCATATTAGTAAGCTTTTTAGTTTTACAAACATTTACTACAAGGTCATTTTCTCTGTTATGTTCTCCAACTATCATTCCTTCATATACTGGAACACCTGGATCAAGGAATAATATTCCTCTGTCCTGAATATTATTAAGAGCATATGGAACTGTTACTCCTGGTTCAGTTGCTATAAGAACACCTTTAGTTCTCATAGGAATTTCTCCTTTATGAGGCTCAAAACTGAAGAATGAGTGATTGATTATTCCAGTTCCTTTAGTATCTGTAAGGAATTCATTTCTGAATCCTATAAGTCCTCTTGCTGGTACTTTAAACTCTAAACGAGTATATCCATCAGCACCTGGAACCATTGATACCATTTCTCCTTTTCTGCTTCCTATTTTTTCTATAACTACACCTGTATAGCATTCATCAACATCAATAAGAGCCATTTCAATTGGTTCCATCTTTTGACCATTTTCTTCTTTCATAAGAACTCTTGGTTTTGAAACTTGTATTTCAAATCCTTCTCTTCTCATATTCTCAAGAAGTATAGAAAGTTGAAGTTCTCCTCTTCCTTTTACAACAAATGCATCTGGAGCATCAGTTGCTTCTACTCTCATACTTACATTTGTTTGAAGTTCTTTTTGCAGTCTTTCCCATATATGTCTAGAAGTTACAAATTTCCCTTCTTTTCCAGCAAATGGTGAATCATTTACCATAAAAGTCATTGCAAGAGTAGGTTCATCTATGTCTATAAGTGGCAAAGCAACTGGATCATTTACATCAGCAAATGTTTCTCCAATATCTATATTATCTATACCTGCTATACAAACTATATCTCCTGCCTGAGCTTCTTGAACTTCAGTTCTTTTCAATCCTTCATATCCATAAAGAACTGAAATTTTCCCTTTCATCATTTTTCCATCTCTTTTTATTAACATAACTTCTTGATTTCTTTTTACAATTCCATTATGTATTCTTCCTACAGCTAATTTTCCAACATAGTTATCATAAGCTATATTAGTAATAAGGAATTGCATAGGTTTTTCAGGATCTCCTTCTGGGTCATCAACATGATCAAGAATAGTTTCAAATAATGGAGTCATATCATCACTTACATCAGTAAGTTCTTTTTTAGCAAATCCACCTTTTCCAGAAGCATATACTACTGGGAAATCTAATTGAAGATCATTGGCATTCAATTCTATAAAAAGATCATAAACCATGTATAACACTTCTTCTGGTCTTGCATTTGGCTTATCTACCTTATTAACTACAACTATTGGTCTATGTCCTTGCTCTAATGCTTTTTTCAAAACATATTTAGTTTGAGGCATTGGTCCTTCAAAAGCATCAACTAATAGTACAACAGATTCTACCATTTTCATGATTCTTTGTACTTCTCCTCCAAAGTCAGCATGTCCTGGAGTATCAACTATATTAATTTTATAGTCCTTATACTGCACAGATGCATTTTTAGAGAAAATAGTTATTCCTCTTTCTTTTTCAATGTCATTTGAGTCCATTACTCTTTCTTCTACTTTTTCAAGTTCATGGCTCCCAAATACTCCTGCCTGTCTTAAAAGACAATCTACTAGTGTTGTTTTTCCGTGGTCAACATGGGCAATTATTGCTATGTTTTTGATTTTCATTCTTCAACCTTCCTTACGGGAATTAAAAATATTTATATCCCTTTAATAAATTATTACTTACATTACACAATCCTAAAAACTTTCCAGTATCATCATATATCCTATATCTACCATCAGCAGTTATGAGTCTTACTGTATTTCCATTGAGAAAAAGAACCATATTCTTTTCTCCCTCTAATGTTATTTTAGGATATCTGAAGAAATCTTCCACACTGCATAAAAAATCTGTTTTCTTTTCAAGAGAAATAGCTTCTATCTCTTCCAGCGTATAAGAATCTTCAATATTTGAACTTCCTACTTTTTCTCTCACTAAAGATGTCATTGTAGCAAGAGTTCCTAAAGCTTTTCCCATATCATCTATCAACGAACGGATATATGTTCCTTTTGAAACACCACATCTAATTTTTCCCTTTACTCCGTCAAACTCTATGATATCTATAAACTTTATCTCTATCAATCTGGCTTTTCTTTCAATTTCAATTCCTTGTCTTGCCAGTTCATAAAGTTTTTTTCCATCTACCTTTAAAGCTGAATACATAGGAGGAACTTGCTCTATCTCTCCAATGAAATTTTTCAATACATTTTTGAGTTTTTCAAGAGTAATATCACTAACTTCTCTCTTTTCTATTATCTGACCCTCTGTATCATAGGTGTCTGTTCTATATCCAAGTTCAAATCCTGCAGTATAAGTCTTTTCATATCCCTCTATATCCTGAACCATTTTTGTTGCTTTGCCTACACATACAACTAAAACACCTTCTGCTAAAGGATCCAGAGTTCCTGTATGACCTATCTTTCTTTCATGCAGAATTCTTCTCAATTTTCTTACGACATCAAAAGAAGTTATTCCGCTAGGTTTATTCACATTAATTATACCTTCCAAAATATCAACTCCTACACAGAACTATCCCTTATTATAACATATCTTATTCGATCTTCAAACACTTTTATTATTTTTTTCTATTTATGGCTTTTTTACAGCTTCAGTTTTCTTTACTGTTTCAGCCTTTTTAGTTGTTTCTGCAGTTTTTATAGTTTCTGTTTTCTTAACAGAAGATGACTCTTTTTCTATTCTATATTTATTTGTAGGGCTCCATAAAATATACTCATTTATTCCCAAATCTTTTAAAGCTTTTACTTGTAATTCTATTTGTTCAGGTCCATAAACTATATATCCTTTTACCCATCTAGCAGTAAAAGCCTGTATCCATGGTCTTATCATAGCTGGAGTATCTATATTGGCATTTCTATTCATAGAATCTTGTGTTGAACGATATACTGTTTTATATGGTTCAGCATCTGGAACAGGAAGTCCATACACTCCTTTTCCATAATGGCTTGGATATATCATTGGACATATATAATCTACTACATTACTTACTGATTCCCAATGCTGCCCTAGAGCCATATCATCTGGAAGGCTTCCCACCTGACCATACACATCAGCAGCAATATATACTCCTAAAGGTTCTAATTCTTTTCTTGCATACTGAAGATACTTTTGTATAGTTTCAGGTTTTGACTCTTTATTAGGATTTCTATAATCAAGTTCTTTATCGAGTTTCCCACCATTAGAAGCTGGAAATCTTACATAGTCAAACTGTATCTCATCAAATCCTGCAAGAGCAGCTTCTTTAGCTACTGCTATATTATATTCCCAAAGATATCTGTCATGAGGAGATACCCATATAACCCCATCACTGTTTGTAAAAGGCTTTCCAGTAGCTTTAGTGATTATAGCCTTATCTGGATTAGCTTTTGCATAAGTAGGATCTTTAAAAGATACTATTCTTGCTATAGTATATATGTTATTGTCTTTTAATTTTTTCATAAATTTATTTATGTCTTTTATTGGAGATCTTCTATTGGCATTGGGATTATACTTTGCCCCTGCCTCCATTTTAAATAAAAGTGTTCCATCATCTTCTTTTACATCTATTACAAAAGCATTAATCTTAGTTCTCTTAGAAAGAGCTATAAGGTCATCTACCCTCTTTGTTAATGAAGCTGAACTGCTTGTTACATATATTCCTCTTACTTCTCTTCTCTTATTTTCAGGATAGTTCTTCTTCTCTACTGGAGAAAAATCAAGATTTTTCCATTCTTTAGGAAGAGTTGCTCCAAGAGTATCTACCAGTTGTTTATTCTTTATCCAGCCAGTTCTTTTCTCTCTATTTTTTTGATAAGATATTTTTTCCCAGTTTTCAACAGTAGTAGTTTTTTGAACCTCTGTTTTTCCATCAGGTTTTTTTACAGTTTTTTCTTTCACTTTTTCAACTTTTTTCTCTTCAAGAACTTCCACTCTTGTTCCTATTTTTAAGTTATCTTCTGCTTTAGGAGTCATTTTAGCTTCTTTAAAAACTCTTATATTCCCTTTAGCATATTTATATTTCTCATTTATTATCTCAGAAGATTTATCTGTATTTTCAACCTCTTTTGTAATTGATGAATTTTCAGTTTCTTCTGCTATTTTTTCAATTTTTTGTTTTTTATCACTTTCCTCAGTTGCTTTTTTCTCATCAGTTTCCTGTTTTACTTCATTTACATTTTCTTTTTTTACTTCTTCCAGCCTTGGTTTTTCATCTAATATTGTCTGAGCTCCCAAAGACATCCCTTTAGTAATGTCTGCTGTTGTAATCAGAAATACTATATAACAAAATATAGAAAATAATATCTTTCTGATAAACCATGCTTGTTGCTTTGTTCTGTTATGTTTCACTTAAATCCCTCCAAAAAAATTTCACCTAGTTACTTTTACTATTTTATACTATTTAAGAAAATTTATCTATATTGAAATTTTATTCATTCTATTTTATGAATTGAAATATTGTTTTTTTAGTGCTACAATTGTATATACTTCAAATAAAGCTGGTGAATTTTAATGAAAAAAGAAATTTTAATAAAAGAACTTAATGCCCTTAAATCTGTTAATAATTTCAGGGAGTTAAAAAAATGTGAGAATTTTCTTATAAATCTTTCATCCAATGATTATTTGGGAATTGCAAATGATGAAAAGCTATTAAATGAATTCTATTCCAAATACAACCCAAAACTTTCTTCAAGTTCTTCCAGACTTATAGATGGTTCTTATTATGAGGTCATGGAATTGGAAAAGGAACTTGAAGTTATTTATAAAAGTCCAGCTATATTATTTAATTCTGGATTTGATGCTAATTCCTCTATTATAGAAACTTTTTATAATAAAAATTCTTTAATACTTACTGACAGATTAAATCATGCCAGTATTTATGATGGAATTCTTAACAGTGAAGCTGTTTTTATGAGATATAAACATCTGGATATGGAAAATCTTGAAAAGCTTCTCATAAAATACAAAGACAGTTATGAAGATATTCTTGTGGTTTCTGAAACAGTTTACAGTATGGATGGAGATATAGCTGACCTCCAAAAACTTATTCAACTAAAAAAAACATACAACTTCGACCTTATGATAGATGAAGCTCACTCTTATGGAGTTTATGGTTATGGAATAGCTAAAGAACTTGATGTTGTTAATGATATTGACTTCCTTGTGATTCCT encodes:
- a CDS encoding murein L,D-transpeptidase catalytic domain family protein; amino-acid sequence: MDLGKKLSAVFIGLFLSVVVYANGTAFQAKELYNEMKLNGLIKYDVFVQGVEGFNKIDKKEKNILTIVDFSLPSTEERMYVLDLEKKELLFKSYVSHGKNTGDLYAENFSNVAESNKSSLGFFMTEAPYKGSNGYSLRLAGLEKGINDNAMKRNIVVHGADYANPEMIKTSGRLGRSFGCFAVPEDINHEIIDTIKGRSIIYVYADKLKLTEERYVSLSL
- a CDS encoding class I SAM-dependent methyltransferase; this translates as MKTNHYLIDFYNNYDEDKRLTLKHGSVEFLTTMHYIEKYIRPGDCVLEIGAGTGRYSHTLARLGYSVDAVELVGHNIEIFRQNTHPEENITIRQGNAMDLSGFSDNQYDITLLLGPLYHLYTIEDKHQALKEAIRVTKPGGVIFAAYVISDMCILDEGFNRNNVNIEKYIEEGLIDAQTFATKSQPKDLFELVRKENIDDLMSKFSVSRLHYVASNGCTLFMREKIDAMDDKTFELYLKYHIATCEREDLIGFTNNSLDIFRK
- a CDS encoding TetR/AcrR family transcriptional regulator; the encoded protein is MPPKAKITKRMILDTVLDITRETGFETVNARSVANKLQCSTRPIFTCYENMDALKNEFLIFAYEYYNQYVINYQNSVDISPYLIHPLSYIEFAQEETYLFKLLFISDMDLQMTDIKDFYKEVDNEKRAEAFSKAIGIRLECAKVIFLDLFLYTHGIAVLTVMKKLTLDRNNAEKMLMNILSAFIKQEKPDWNSAI
- a CDS encoding ankyrin repeat domain-containing protein, which codes for MKKLLILFIISITFISCSSFGNKDTYLVTPEEVLNAVETDNVMLLNNFFASDFPVDFVNKEGKSLLVVALENDSQKVLDMLLARGVYLERTFEEGKTPIFYVRSLNALEQIVKAGADINRKNSSGKTLLSYFIETKPLSYSKYLIEAGANVNAVEENNWTPVFRAAVGTDISLIEAMKNSEGDFTKQDLTGNYPIYYAQDKEVLLKLLNSAKYDLNTENKKGENVLGEIYLRAVSHNYTSVIEKLLEIGVNPNYMSYGDSALSIAKDTRNESMIKFLNSKGIK
- the typA gene encoding translational GTPase TypA, whose product is MKIKNIAIIAHVDHGKTTLVDCLLRQAGVFGSHELEKVEERVMDSNDIEKERGITIFSKNASVQYKDYKINIVDTPGHADFGGEVQRIMKMVESVVLLVDAFEGPMPQTKYVLKKALEQGHRPIVVVNKVDKPNARPEEVLYMVYDLFIELNANDLQLDFPVVYASGKGGFAKKELTDVSDDMTPLFETILDHVDDPEGDPEKPMQFLITNIAYDNYVGKLAVGRIHNGIVKRNQEVMLIKRDGKMMKGKISVLYGYEGLKRTEVQEAQAGDIVCIAGIDNIDIGETFADVNDPVALPLIDIDEPTLAMTFMVNDSPFAGKEGKFVTSRHIWERLQKELQTNVSMRVEATDAPDAFVVKGRGELQLSILLENMRREGFEIQVSKPRVLMKEENGQKMEPIEMALIDVDECYTGVVIEKIGSRKGEMVSMVPGADGYTRLEFKVPARGLIGFRNEFLTDTKGTGIINHSFFSFEPHKGEIPMRTKGVLIATEPGVTVPYALNNIQDRGILFLDPGVPVYEGMIVGEHNRENDLVVNVCKTKKLTNMRAAGTDDAVKLATPRRFSLEQALDYIAEDELVEVTPTNIRLRKKVLKEGERRKFEKRNED
- the truB gene encoding tRNA pseudouridine(55) synthase TruB; the protein is MEGIINVNKPSGITSFDVVRKLRRILHERKIGHTGTLDPLAEGVLVVCVGKATKMVQDIEGYEKTYTAGFELGYRTDTYDTEGQIIEKREVSDITLEKLKNVLKNFIGEIEQVPPMYSALKVDGKKLYELARQGIEIERKARLIEIKFIDIIEFDGVKGKIRCGVSKGTYIRSLIDDMGKALGTLATMTSLVREKVGSSNIEDSYTLEEIEAISLEKKTDFLCSVEDFFRYPKITLEGEKNMVLFLNGNTVRLITADGRYRIYDDTGKFLGLCNVSNNLLKGYKYF
- a CDS encoding putative glycoside hydrolase, with the protein product MKHNRTKQQAWFIRKILFSIFCYIVFLITTADITKGMSLGAQTILDEKPRLEEVKKENVNEVKQETDEKKATEESDKKQKIEKIAEETENSSITKEVENTDKSSEIINEKYKYAKGNIRVFKEAKMTPKAEDNLKIGTRVEVLEEKKVEKVKEKTVKKPDGKTEVQKTTTVENWEKISYQKNREKRTGWIKNKQLVDTLGATLPKEWKNLDFSPVEKKNYPENKRREVRGIYVTSSSASLTKRVDDLIALSKRTKINAFVIDVKEDDGTLLFKMEAGAKYNPNANRRSPIKDINKFMKKLKDNNIYTIARIVSFKDPTYAKANPDKAIITKATGKPFTNSDGVIWVSPHDRYLWEYNIAVAKEAALAGFDEIQFDYVRFPASNGGKLDKELDYRNPNKESKPETIQKYLQYARKELEPLGVYIAADVYGQVGSLPDDMALGQHWESVSNVVDYICPMIYPSHYGKGVYGLPVPDAEPYKTVYRSTQDSMNRNANIDTPAMIRPWIQAFTARWVKGYIVYGPEQIELQVKALKDLGINEYILWSPTNKYRIEKESSSVKKTETIKTAETTKKAETVKKTEAVKKP
- a CDS encoding aminotransferase class I/II-fold pyridoxal phosphate-dependent enzyme, which translates into the protein MKKEILIKELNALKSVNNFRELKKCENFLINLSSNDYLGIANDEKLLNEFYSKYNPKLSSSSSRLIDGSYYEVMELEKELEVIYKSPAILFNSGFDANSSIIETFYNKNSLILTDRLNHASIYDGILNSEAVFMRYKHLDMENLEKLLIKYKDSYEDILVVSETVYSMDGDIADLQKLIQLKKTYNFDLMIDEAHSYGVYGYGIAKELDVVNDIDFLVIPLGKGGGSVGAYVICSQLSKDYIINKSRKFIYSTALPPVNHMWNLFILKKIPYFKEKIEKLQEIKEYTLSLLKENHIETLSSTHIVSIIIGDNSKIIKISENMKKKGFLLYGVKEPTVPKGTARFRIGLNPSLSKEDISRLVKELKYEIDTVF